CGGAACTAGGGTTAAGCTTTCTACGTCCAAGCCCTGATTTGGTAGCACGCTCGATAATGCTTGCCAGCAGCCCACTAGATTTTTCAGCATTGATTTGGTCTGAATCTGTATCAGTGGCCTTTTTATTAGGAACTACTTTATCAATAGCCTCTTTCTTAGGCTTTTTATTAGAAGTATTGTTTTCAGTAGAGCTTGTCATATCTAGTTATCCGTGTTGACTGCTTATTTCATTTAGGCAGATTACACTGTCTGCTTAAAAAGGTATAGCGTTATGTGAGGCTTTGAGTTTGACACTTATGATTCGAAGCGTACTAACGGCTCGATATCAATAGATTTACGTGTAGGTTCATCCTTAGGACTGGTGCCAGTATAAACAAAAGCCGTCACATAATCATCTGGACCTACATCGAAATATGCTTTTACCGCTGGTTCGTTACATAGTAATCCAGTGCGCCACACCGTACTGAAACCTTGCGCTTTTAAAGCTAAAATTAGATTTTGCACAGCGGCGCCCGCACTTAACATTTGCTCAAAAGGAGGAACTTTTTTATGCGCCTGCATGTGGGTGACGACAGTAATGATAAGCGGTGCACGTAACGGCATCGTATGGGTCTTTTTTATGGTTTTTTCAGACAACTCTTCACCATCTTGCAGCGCTTTTGCTTGTGCAGCCTCAACAAGCGCACAACCTAACTCATGACGAGCATCACCTTCAG
The nucleotide sequence above comes from Psychrobacter sp. P2G3. Encoded proteins:
- a CDS encoding nitroreductase produces the protein MEPDDNKDKNDKKILVENIATDSVPLTSEEMIGWINSRRSMGNLDAPAPTRSQIEAAIECAATAPDHKKLRPWRFIVTEGDARHELGCALVEAAQAKALQDGEELSEKTIKKTHTMPLRAPLIITVVTHMQAHKKVPPFEQMLSAGAAVQNLILALKAQGFSTVWRTGLLCNEPAVKAYFDVGPDDYVTAFVYTGTSPKDEPTRKSIDIEPLVRFES